A single window of Metallosphaera hakonensis JCM 8857 = DSM 7519 DNA harbors:
- a CDS encoding succinate dehydrogenase/fumarate reductase iron-sulfur subunit produces MVQEQSNLEQTEVVIKVKRYNQEKGEYWSEYKLSVDRFTQMTEVLRRVKTEQDPTIAYRASCHMAVCGSCAMKINGEPRLACKTLALDMVKKYGSNQITVEPMDFFKVEKDLIVDMDDFYARMFTVKPRLYPSEEVLKGNAESRLRPEDQKELWKFAQCIWCGLCVSSCPAVRIDSKFLGPAAHAKGYRFLADPRDTIYDERLKILGDSAWRCTYCYQCFNVCPRDVEPVTTIKKTRAQTRFLKDKTEVVKTGEKHVRAIYESIRDTGKLEEAKVYLTTYGLATAITDMLYTMRNGKMSFALIKEKKVSEIAQIQKLMGEKE; encoded by the coding sequence ATGGTCCAGGAACAATCTAACTTGGAACAAACGGAAGTTGTCATAAAGGTAAAGAGGTACAACCAGGAGAAGGGAGAGTACTGGAGCGAATACAAGCTCTCGGTCGATAGGTTCACACAAATGACAGAGGTCTTGCGAAGAGTGAAGACCGAGCAAGATCCGACCATTGCCTACAGGGCCTCTTGTCACATGGCAGTTTGCGGAAGCTGCGCAATGAAAATTAACGGAGAGCCCAGGTTGGCGTGTAAAACCTTGGCCTTAGACATGGTCAAGAAATACGGATCGAACCAAATAACAGTGGAACCCATGGACTTCTTCAAAGTCGAAAAGGATCTAATAGTTGACATGGATGATTTCTATGCCCGGATGTTTACAGTCAAGCCCAGACTTTATCCTAGCGAGGAGGTCTTGAAAGGAAACGCTGAGAGCAGACTAAGGCCTGAGGATCAAAAGGAGTTATGGAAGTTTGCCCAATGTATATGGTGCGGTCTTTGCGTTTCATCTTGCCCAGCTGTCAGGATAGATTCCAAGTTTCTAGGACCCGCAGCTCACGCTAAGGGTTATAGGTTCCTCGCAGATCCCAGGGATACTATCTACGATGAAAGGTTGAAAATCCTAGGAGATAGCGCGTGGAGGTGCACTTACTGTTACCAGTGCTTTAACGTCTGTCCAAGGGACGTGGAACCAGTGACCACCATAAAGAAGACTAGGGCCCAAACAAGGTTCCTAAAGGACAAAACGGAAGTAGTTAAAACCGGTGAAAAGCACGTCAGGGCAATTTACGAGAGCATAAGAGACACAGGAAAATTAGAGGAGGCTAAGGTTTACCTTACCACATATGGTCTTGCAACCGCAATAACTGATATGTTGTATACAATGAGAAACGGAAAAATGAGTTTCGCATTAATTAAGGAGAAGAAGGTAAGTGAAATTGCTCAGATTCAGAAATTAATGGGTGAAAAGGAATGA
- a CDS encoding homoserine kinase, producing MRSVRAIAFSSSANLGAGYDILSMAHMAFSDTVYAEIVSRGERKVIIESESALPVDPDRNAAGAPAKAVLSEFGLDYVIKIRVIKGIPFGLGLGSSGASAVASVAALNKLLDLNLSLEDIVRFAVLGEKAVSGSPHPDNVAASTFGGVVAVTSHNPIKVSKIPVNLDFRVALVIPRVNTGEGKTKKARELVPQMIEISKMVENSRYLSSFILGLTQGNRELVKYGLNDSIVEKSREPMYPHYPKIREIALKHDAVGVCVSGAGPTTLLLYDNKTDLESIKREVSHTCEQFGFICQLVSTEIGGGVRVEGLN from the coding sequence ATGCGTTCAGTGAGAGCCATAGCTTTCTCATCCTCTGCTAATCTTGGGGCAGGTTACGACATTCTTTCGATGGCCCATATGGCCTTTAGCGATACCGTATACGCAGAAATAGTGAGCAGAGGAGAAAGGAAAGTTATCATAGAGTCTGAATCGGCTTTACCTGTGGATCCGGATAGGAATGCAGCCGGGGCTCCAGCTAAGGCAGTACTATCTGAATTTGGTCTAGACTACGTGATCAAGATCAGGGTAATTAAGGGTATACCTTTCGGACTAGGGCTTGGTAGCAGCGGAGCGTCGGCGGTTGCATCGGTAGCTGCATTGAACAAATTACTCGATCTCAATTTGTCCTTAGAGGATATAGTTAGGTTTGCAGTATTAGGTGAGAAGGCAGTAAGTGGTTCCCCTCATCCAGATAATGTCGCCGCTAGTACCTTTGGAGGAGTAGTGGCAGTGACTTCACATAATCCCATAAAGGTTTCGAAAATCCCAGTGAACCTAGACTTCAGGGTAGCACTCGTCATCCCTAGGGTAAACACCGGTGAGGGTAAGACAAAGAAGGCTAGAGAACTAGTACCACAGATGATAGAGATTTCGAAAATGGTCGAGAATTCAAGGTATCTATCGTCCTTCATATTGGGCCTGACCCAAGGCAACAGGGAGCTGGTCAAATATGGACTAAACGATAGTATCGTGGAAAAATCTAGGGAACCCATGTATCCCCATTATCCAAAAATAAGGGAGATAGCCCTGAAACACGATGCGGTAGGTGTGTGCGTAAGTGGGGCAGGACCTACAACGTTGCTATTGTACGACAACAAGACGGACCTTGAGTCAATAAAGAGAGAGGTCAGCCATACCTGTGAGCAGTTTGGCTTCATTTGCCAATTGGTTTCCACAGAGATAGGTGGGGGTGTGAGAGTTGAGGGACTCAACTAA
- a CDS encoding PLP-dependent transferase has protein sequence MRDSTKSVKESIDPTTGAITTPIYQTSAFLYPEGEKYRYSREVNPTVLELGKKIAELEEAEAGLAFSSGMGAISTTLLTLLRPGKRLLVHLDMFGRSLRFAKDYLTSWGVKVDVSPPKDKDMMEMLGKGYDVVMIESITNPLLRVIDVESIGKICAETGTTLLVDSTFATPINQKPLLYNASLVIHSASKFLAGHNDVITGLIAGKGVLVREIDQMRRTLGTSLDPHPAYLTIRGMKTLKIRMDVINRNALEIAEFLESHPKVSKVYYPGLKSHESHSVARKVLKGYGGVVSFEVKGGSEQALKVMKSTSVIIPAQSLGGVNSLISHPATMSHRTLSPEERKASGITDSLLRLSVGIEDVEDLIEDLDKALEKI, from the coding sequence TTGAGGGACTCAACTAAATCAGTGAAGGAATCGATTGATCCCACTACCGGGGCAATAACCACTCCAATATATCAAACGTCGGCTTTTCTCTATCCGGAGGGAGAGAAATATAGATACTCTAGAGAGGTAAATCCTACTGTCTTGGAACTCGGAAAGAAGATAGCTGAACTTGAGGAAGCAGAGGCAGGATTAGCGTTTTCTTCAGGTATGGGGGCTATCTCGACTACTCTATTGACCCTACTTAGACCCGGTAAAAGGCTTTTAGTACACTTGGATATGTTTGGGAGGAGTCTCAGATTCGCAAAGGACTACCTAACGTCCTGGGGCGTAAAGGTCGATGTGTCTCCACCCAAAGATAAGGACATGATGGAGATGCTCGGCAAAGGGTATGACGTTGTTATGATTGAGAGCATAACGAATCCGCTTCTTAGGGTCATTGATGTAGAGAGTATTGGAAAGATTTGCGCAGAGACAGGTACAACGTTATTAGTGGATTCGACTTTTGCAACCCCCATAAACCAGAAACCTCTGCTGTATAACGCCTCATTAGTTATCCATAGTGCCTCTAAGTTCCTAGCTGGGCATAACGATGTAATAACTGGTCTCATTGCAGGTAAGGGCGTACTTGTTAGAGAAATAGACCAAATGAGAAGGACTTTGGGTACGTCCCTTGACCCGCATCCCGCATACCTCACCATAAGGGGAATGAAGACCCTTAAAATAAGAATGGATGTAATAAATAGGAATGCCTTGGAGATCGCAGAGTTCCTTGAGAGCCATCCCAAGGTTTCTAAGGTGTATTATCCAGGACTGAAGAGTCACGAGAGTCACAGCGTGGCCAGAAAGGTTCTAAAGGGCTATGGTGGAGTTGTAAGTTTCGAAGTTAAGGGAGGCAGCGAGCAAGCGTTAAAGGTAATGAAGTCCACTTCGGTCATAATACCTGCCCAGAGCCTGGGTGGAGTAAACTCTCTAATCTCCCACCCTGCTACCATGAGTCATAGAACACTTTCGCCAGAGGAGAGAAAAGCCTCAGGGATTACGGATTCTCTTTTGAGACTGTCGGTAGGTATAGAGGACGTAGAGGACCTTATCGAAGATCTAGACAAAGCCTTAGAGAAAATATAG
- a CDS encoding CoB--CoM heterodisulfide reductase iron-sulfur subunit B family protein encodes MKVAYYPGCATHGLSKDVDIATKKVAEVLGLELVEVEDWNCCGGGFLDEYDEKAHASLNLRNLSKVEKMGLSKMATPCSVCLQSHRLAVNNYKENKELRKEVDSRLKEASIEYKGTVDAEHIVWVLVRDVGVEKIKSHVTRPLSQLKVGTYYGCQMLRPEQIMGFESAYKPHSLEDLVSATGATPVRFPMATACCGFPLMGSNPKGGLKLAYNVLSSARTAGADIMIHPCSLCHLQLDVTQFKVMEEFKTSWTLPTMYVTQLLAISFGISPKELGLSKIAMKALEERGIT; translated from the coding sequence ATGAAAGTAGCCTATTATCCTGGATGCGCCACCCACGGTCTCTCAAAGGACGTGGATATAGCTACTAAAAAGGTAGCAGAGGTTCTAGGTTTAGAGCTCGTTGAAGTAGAGGATTGGAACTGTTGCGGAGGGGGCTTCCTAGACGAATACGACGAGAAAGCCCACGCGTCGCTCAATCTTAGGAATCTCTCGAAGGTGGAGAAGATGGGACTTAGCAAGATGGCAACTCCGTGTAGCGTTTGCCTACAAAGTCACAGGCTTGCAGTCAATAATTACAAGGAGAACAAGGAATTGAGAAAAGAAGTTGATAGCAGATTAAAGGAGGCCTCAATAGAATACAAGGGCACCGTGGACGCGGAACATATAGTGTGGGTTTTGGTCAGAGACGTAGGGGTTGAGAAGATAAAGTCTCACGTTACCAGGCCCCTATCTCAGCTTAAAGTTGGGACCTACTACGGATGTCAAATGCTAAGGCCTGAACAGATCATGGGTTTCGAGTCCGCGTACAAACCCCATAGCCTGGAAGATCTAGTTTCCGCCACTGGCGCAACCCCAGTGAGGTTTCCAATGGCCACTGCATGTTGTGGTTTCCCATTGATGGGGAGTAATCCTAAGGGAGGATTGAAACTAGCCTACAACGTACTATCTTCAGCTAGGACCGCTGGGGCTGATATCATGATCCATCCATGTAGCCTGTGTCATCTTCAATTAGACGTGACCCAGTTCAAGGTTATGGAGGAGTTTAAGACTAGCTGGACTTTACCAACTATGTATGTTACGCAACTCTTAGCTATCTCCTTCGGAATTAGCCCTAAGGAACTAGGTTTGAGCAAAATAGCCATGAAGGCCTTGGAGGAGAGGGGAATAACATGA